From the Thermodesulfovibrionales bacterium genome, one window contains:
- the purB gene encoding adenylosuccinate lyase yields the protein MIARYTRPEMGRIWTQENRYATWLEVEIAVCEAWAERGEIPKEAVRNIRKKARFDVERIDEIEKTVRHDVIAFLTSVAENVGRDSRFIHKGLTSSDIVDTSLSLLMKEASEIIVADIREMMAVLKKQAFRYKDTPCIGRSHGVHAEPVTFGLKFALWYEEMRRNSERVLKAQEVVSAGKLSGAVGTFSNIPPAIEERVCKILGLKPEPVATQVVQRDRHAEYLLTLALIAASIEKIAVEIRHLQRTEVLEAEEPFEAGQKGSSAMPHKRNPVGSENLSGLARVVRSNALAALEDVALWHERDISHSSVERIIIPDSSILVDYMLHRLIRILDGLLVYPEKMKENMAKSYGLYNSQKVMLALTEKGLTREEAYTLVQKNAMKSWREKREFKKLLLKEKAVRKYLSSGEIEEIFDLKHYFKNVDYIFKRVFGKTANERRSKEHCH from the coding sequence ATGATCGCTCGGTACACACGTCCTGAGATGGGCAGGATATGGACGCAGGAAAACAGATACGCAACGTGGCTTGAAGTGGAGATAGCCGTTTGCGAGGCATGGGCAGAAAGGGGAGAGATCCCGAAAGAGGCAGTTCGTAACATCAGGAAAAAGGCCCGCTTTGATGTGGAGAGGATCGACGAGATCGAGAAGACCGTGAGACATGATGTCATCGCCTTTCTCACGTCGGTGGCAGAGAATGTGGGTCGCGACTCGAGGTTTATCCACAAGGGGCTGACGTCATCAGACATCGTGGATACATCCTTGTCCCTTCTCATGAAGGAAGCTTCGGAGATCATCGTGGCCGACATAAGGGAGATGATGGCTGTTCTGAAGAAGCAGGCCTTCAGATACAAAGACACGCCCTGCATCGGCCGCAGTCACGGTGTTCATGCTGAGCCGGTGACCTTCGGTCTCAAGTTCGCCCTCTGGTATGAAGAGATGCGAAGAAACAGCGAACGCGTCCTTAAGGCACAGGAGGTTGTGAGTGCCGGAAAGCTCTCAGGCGCTGTCGGGACCTTCTCGAATATTCCGCCGGCCATTGAAGAGAGAGTCTGCAAGATACTCGGCCTGAAGCCGGAGCCCGTCGCCACTCAGGTGGTTCAGAGAGACAGACACGCCGAATATCTCTTGACCCTTGCCCTGATCGCAGCATCCATAGAAAAGATCGCTGTCGAGATACGGCACCTCCAGAGGACCGAGGTCCTCGAGGCAGAGGAACCCTTTGAAGCAGGACAGAAGGGCTCCTCTGCAATGCCCCATAAGAGAAACCCCGTCGGCTCGGAAAACCTTTCAGGCCTCGCCAGGGTTGTAAGGTCAAACGCCCTGGCAGCCCTTGAGGACGTGGCGCTCTGGCACGAACGGGATATCTCGCACTCATCGGTTGAGCGCATTATCATACCCGACAGTTCTATCCTCGTCGATTACATGCTCCACCGGCTTATCCGGATCCTCGATGGACTCCTCGTCTACCCTGAAAAAATGAAAGAGAACATGGCGAAGAGTTATGGCCTCTACAATTCACAGAAGGTCATGCTCGCCCTTACCGAAAAAGGTCTTACGAGGGAGGAGGCATACACCCTCGTCCAGAAGAACGCCATGAAGAGCTGGAGGGAGAAGAGGGAGTTCAAGAAATTGCTCTTGAAAGAGAAAGCGGTCAGGAAATATCTCTCGTCAGGAGAGATAGAGGAGATCTTCGATCTCAAGCACTATTTTAAGAATGTCGATTATATCTTTAAGAGGGTCTTCGGCAAGACAGCCAATGAGCGGAGGTCCAAGGAACATTGCCATTAA
- a CDS encoding metallophosphoesterase family protein, with the protein MMVCAVVSDVHANLEALEAVLEDIGKRSIDDIYFLGDAVGYGPDPNECVEILKKHCKILLAGNHDRAAIGMTDIEYFNEYAKKAILWTREALTERTRKTLEALPEKKDMKKENILLVHSTPKEPEMWHYLLTLWDAEINFHYFDRRICMLGHSHQPFIIERLSSGEMVTYRNDAAIGKAERYIINAGSVGQPRDRDPRACYALINDDRVSFVRVRYDIEKTQGKMHGAGLPLPLIERLAQGT; encoded by the coding sequence ATGATGGTCTGTGCTGTTGTGTCGGATGTCCATGCAAACCTTGAAGCCCTTGAAGCCGTTTTGGAGGACATTGGAAAACGGAGTATCGATGATATATACTTTCTCGGCGATGCAGTGGGCTACGGACCGGACCCGAATGAATGTGTGGAGATCCTGAAGAAGCATTGCAAGATTCTTCTCGCCGGGAACCACGACCGCGCCGCCATCGGCATGACGGACATCGAGTACTTTAACGAGTATGCAAAGAAAGCGATCCTCTGGACACGGGAGGCGCTGACGGAAAGAACGCGGAAGACCCTCGAGGCATTGCCTGAGAAGAAGGATATGAAAAAGGAGAATATTCTCCTCGTCCATTCTACGCCGAAAGAACCTGAGATGTGGCATTATCTCCTGACGCTCTGGGACGCCGAGATCAATTTTCATTATTTTGATCGGCGTATATGCATGCTCGGCCACAGTCATCAGCCCTTTATCATCGAAAGGCTTTCTTCTGGAGAAATGGTCACTTACAGGAACGATGCCGCCATCGGAAAGGCAGAACGATACATCATAAATGCCGGCAGTGTCGGCCAGCCGAGGGACAGGGACCCCAGGGCTTGCTATGCGCTCATCAACGACGATAGGGTCAGTTTTGTGAGAGTGCGATACGATATTGAGAAGACCCAGGGCAAGATGCACGGGGCCGGACTTCCCTTACCTCTCATCGAGAGGCTTGCACAGGGTACATAG
- the nusB gene encoding transcription antitermination factor NusB, translating to MKRRRGREYALQFLFQFDFTGKRPDKKDLDEFWAARNGDVEVRAFSEDIIYGTLDNLSAIDATIQKAAENWVLQRMAAVDRNILRCATYELIFRKDIPSTVTINEAIEIAKKFSSTEASSFINGILDKIAGGIKDKRKR from the coding sequence ATGAAGCGCCGCAGGGGAAGGGAATATGCCCTTCAGTTCCTCTTTCAGTTTGACTTCACAGGGAAAAGACCGGACAAGAAGGACCTCGACGAGTTCTGGGCGGCCCGGAACGGTGACGTTGAAGTCAGGGCGTTTTCGGAAGATATTATTTACGGCACCCTCGACAACCTTTCAGCGATCGATGCGACCATTCAGAAGGCCGCAGAAAACTGGGTCCTCCAGAGGATGGCCGCCGTTGACAGAAATATCCTGAGATGTGCCACCTATGAACTTATCTTTCGGAAAGACATCCCTTCCACTGTGACCATAAACGAGGCCATTGAGATAGCAAAAAAGTTCTCTTCGACAGAGGCTTCGTCCTTCATCAATGGGATACTGGACAAGATCGCCGGCGGGATAAAGGACAAGAGAAAGCGATGA